From Companilactobacillus heilongjiangensis, one genomic window encodes:
- a CDS encoding heavy metal translocating P-type ATPase, producing the protein MKNMDMKDMDMKHEDMKMDMSSGHDMMMHGGHMMDMGDLRQKFWISLALAIPVFILSPFMGLHLPFQFQFPGSDWIVLILSTALYFYGGKPFLTGARGELAEKKPAMMTLITMGISVAYIYSLYAFVMNDLLHSSTHIMDFFWELASLIVIMLLGHWIEMKSTMSAGNALQKIASLVPNQVHMVHGEETMDHDISMVKKDDIVEVRAGESVPLDGHVIAGSGYINESLITGESKAVKKEIGSKVVGGSINGDSTIKVQVDKSAGEGYLSQISKLVSDAQSKRSKTQMLADRVSGWLFYAALTVGLLSFVYWLIFGDMNTALNRLVTVLVIACPHALGLAIPLVMSRSTSIAATNGLIIRDNQAIENSRKIDYVAMDKTGTLTEGKFTVNGLQSTDSSIDNNGLLAIIAGIEGSSSHPIANSIVQYAKDKKVTPEILDNVKALKGYGMSATLKDQDYYLVNMKYLNENKIAVDKKLVQTYLDKGNTISFLVNNGKVLGFVALGDTIKKNTVEFIKELKARNITPIMLTGDNKEAAAIMAKQMGIDEFRGELLPEDKHNVIKQLELDGHHVMMVGDGINDAPSLASATIGVAIGAGTDVAIDSAQVVLYNSDPSDIIKFLKLSHNTYMKTIENLWWGAGYNILAIPLAAGILAGVGFVLSPAVGAVIMSLSTVVVALNAMTLKM; encoded by the coding sequence ATGAAAAATATGGATATGAAAGATATGGATATGAAGCACGAAGATATGAAAATGGATATGTCTAGTGGTCACGATATGATGATGCATGGTGGTCACATGATGGACATGGGTGATTTAAGACAAAAATTTTGGATTTCACTAGCTCTAGCGATTCCAGTCTTTATCTTGTCGCCATTTATGGGATTGCATTTGCCATTTCAATTTCAGTTTCCAGGCTCTGATTGGATTGTGTTGATTTTATCCACAGCACTTTACTTCTACGGTGGGAAACCATTTCTAACCGGTGCTCGTGGTGAATTGGCTGAGAAAAAGCCAGCGATGATGACCTTGATTACAATGGGTATCAGTGTTGCTTATATTTACAGTCTCTACGCCTTTGTTATGAACGACCTGTTACATTCTTCAACGCACATTATGGATTTCTTCTGGGAGTTGGCATCGTTGATTGTCATCATGTTGCTGGGTCACTGGATTGAAATGAAATCCACAATGAGTGCTGGTAATGCTTTACAAAAGATTGCTTCACTTGTTCCTAACCAAGTTCACATGGTTCATGGTGAAGAAACAATGGATCACGATATTTCAATGGTTAAAAAGGACGATATTGTTGAAGTTCGTGCCGGTGAATCAGTTCCTCTTGATGGTCACGTTATTGCTGGATCTGGTTACATCAATGAATCATTAATTACCGGTGAATCTAAAGCTGTTAAAAAGGAAATCGGCAGTAAAGTTGTTGGCGGTTCAATCAACGGTGACAGCACTATCAAAGTACAAGTTGATAAATCTGCTGGTGAAGGTTACTTGTCACAAATTAGTAAGTTGGTTTCTGACGCACAAAGTAAACGTTCTAAGACACAAATGTTAGCTGATCGAGTTTCTGGTTGGTTGTTCTATGCTGCTTTAACAGTCGGACTATTGTCATTCGTTTACTGGTTGATTTTCGGAGATATGAATACTGCTTTAAACCGTTTGGTAACCGTTCTAGTTATCGCTTGTCCACATGCTTTAGGATTGGCTATTCCACTAGTTATGTCACGTAGTACATCAATCGCTGCCACAAATGGTTTGATTATCCGTGATAACCAAGCTATTGAAAACAGTCGCAAAATTGATTACGTTGCCATGGATAAGACTGGTACTTTAACTGAAGGTAAATTTACTGTTAATGGACTTCAAAGTACTGATTCATCAATTGATAACAATGGCTTGTTAGCTATCATTGCTGGTATCGAAGGTAGCTCAAGTCACCCAATTGCCAACAGTATTGTGCAATATGCTAAAGATAAAAAAGTAACACCCGAAATTTTGGATAATGTCAAGGCTCTCAAGGGTTATGGTATGAGTGCCACTTTGAAGGACCAAGATTATTATCTAGTTAATATGAAGTATCTCAACGAAAACAAGATTGCAGTCGATAAGAAATTGGTTCAAACATACCTTGATAAAGGTAATACCATCAGTTTCTTAGTTAACAATGGTAAGGTTCTCGGATTCGTCGCATTGGGCGATACGATCAAGAAGAATACTGTTGAATTTATTAAAGAATTAAAAGCTAGAAATATTACTCCAATCATGTTGACTGGTGATAATAAAGAAGCTGCCGCTATCATGGCTAAACAAATGGGAATCGACGAGTTCCGTGGTGAATTATTGCCCGAAGATAAACACAATGTTATCAAACAACTCGAACTTGACGGTCACCATGTCATGATGGTCGGAGATGGTATCAATGATGCTCCAAGTTTGGCTTCAGCTACTATCGGTGTTGCTATTGGTGCTGGGACTGATGTTGCGATTGATTCAGCTCAAGTTGTCCTTTACAATTCAGATCCAAGCGACATCATTAAATTCTTGAAGTTGTCACACAACACTTATATGAAGACAATTGAAAATCTCTGGTGGGGAGCTGGATATAACATTCTAGCTATTCCATTAGCTGCCGGAATTTTAGCAGGTGTCGGATTTGTCCTCAGTCCTGCAGTCGGTGCGGTCATCATGTCATTGTCAACTGTCGTGGTTGCTTTGAACGCTATGACGTTGAAGATGTAG
- a CDS encoding CopY/TcrY family copper transport repressor: MKEVETMSRAEWQVMRIIWTLGQATSKQVIEILEQKTDWKAATIKTLIIRLQKKHFLKAIEDKRPYVYQPTIQEDVAIKENVTDLFDNLCCMRKGNAINELIESSAISQADIAKMIATLNEKAKTAPEEVECDCLEADLK, encoded by the coding sequence ATGAAAGAAGTTGAAACAATGAGCCGGGCCGAATGGCAAGTGATGCGAATTATTTGGACTCTAGGACAGGCCACTAGTAAACAGGTCATTGAAATCCTAGAACAAAAGACTGATTGGAAAGCTGCCACAATTAAGACTTTAATTATTCGGCTCCAAAAAAAGCATTTTCTAAAAGCAATTGAAGATAAGCGTCCTTACGTTTACCAACCAACGATTCAAGAGGACGTAGCGATTAAAGAGAATGTGACTGATCTATTTGATAATCTTTGTTGCATGCGAAAAGGTAACGCTATTAATGAATTAATTGAATCTTCAGCAATTTCTCAAGCTGATATTGCAAAAATGATTGCTACATTGAATGAAAAAGCTAAGACAGCCCCAGAAGAAGTCGAATGTGACTGTTTGGAAGCTGATTTGAAGTAA